A window of Enterobacter ludwigii genomic DNA:
TTCCTCAATGGTCATTTCGACGATGTGAACATCTACGGCAAGATTTATACGCTATAGCGCGCCCAGCAGGGGCGTGCGGGTAATGCGCTGGTTGCCATTAATGACCTTTTCGCCGCGCAGATGAATATTCTCACCGGCAAACGCTTCAATCACCGCATCGTCGGTGATTTCAACCCGGTGCTCAATCAGCACATCGCCGCTGATCCTCGCCCGTCCCTGAATCACGACTTTATCATCCAGCATGATCGGCCCACCGCGTAGCCATGCCTGTCCCCCAATCAGAACGTGGTGTTTAATGATGCAGTTTCCTTCTACCACCGCATCCTCCGCGACCTGAGAGCTGTAGCGCACCGTCGGAATGGCATCGTCGTCAAAACCGGCAATCACGCGGGCATTGCCATAGATCTTTGCGCAGTCGCACACCCAGACGTTATTGAGATCGTTGCCTTGAAGGATTGCGTTGTCGAATATTTCGGCGCGGTGCTCAATAAAGGCATCATTCACCATCGCATCGCCGTAGATTTGCGCCTGATGCACAATGCGTGACTGGCTGACCGTCGCGTTATCGTAGATTTGCAGGATCTGTTCATGGTCCGGCGTCAGGCCTTTGGCGGCAATAACGACGCTGTTGTGAAGCACGCGGGCATTGCCATAAATATGACATTCACCCCGAACACAGGAGTGCTGAATGGTGACGTTGTCACTTATTCGTGCTCCATGACTGACTTCGGCCTCGTCCAGCCAGCTATTGTCGCCGATATGCGCTTCGTGGCTGATGATGCAAGGCAGGGTAAGCCGCGCGTTGCCGGATACGGTGGCACCGGCGAACACCACGCTGTTTTCGTCGTAGATCCAACAGTCACCGTCTTGTGCGAGGGCGCGCTCATCGTCAATCCATCCACCTTTCGTACCTATCGTCACGTCGTTAAACTCCGCCGTGGCGATAATCTGCCGTAATGTGGTCGAGTGGGTTGTTTCGCCATTTTTCCATTGCCAAAGGCGTGTATCGTCGCTCAGGCGATATTTGTTCATCTTGATCTCTCTGATAACCGTCTTAACTAAACGTAGCAAATATTTCGGTTTTCGAACGGTTGGCAACCAGACGGTAAACGCCTTAAAATGGCATTCAAAATGC
This region includes:
- the ydcK gene encoding YdcK family protein yields the protein MNKYRLSDDTRLWQWKNGETTHSTTLRQIIATAEFNDVTIGTKGGWIDDERALAQDGDCWIYDENSVVFAGATVSGNARLTLPCIISHEAHIGDNSWLDEAEVSHGARISDNVTIQHSCVRGECHIYGNARVLHNSVVIAAKGLTPDHEQILQIYDNATVSQSRIVHQAQIYGDAMVNDAFIEHRAEIFDNAILQGNDLNNVWVCDCAKIYGNARVIAGFDDDAIPTVRYSSQVAEDAVVEGNCIIKHHVLIGGQAWLRGGPIMLDDKVVIQGRARISGDVLIEHRVEITDDAVIEAFAGENIHLRGEKVINGNQRITRTPLLGAL